The Labilibaculum sp. sequence TACAACCGTTTCTATCCCATCGGTAATCGTATGATTTGCAAATTTTGATATCACAGGCAAAAAAGGAAAATTAATCTGCTGTGGATAGGAAAAATATCCTTGTTGCTGAACCGTAACAGTTCCACACTTTTTATCAACAATAAAGGAATCATCAACATATAAACCTTTGCTTTGCAACCATGTTTCTAAACCAGTATTCACCAAAACACCAATTCCATCATTCAACATTCCGTTTACCCGTTCAATAGCTATAAATAAGTTACCTCCTTCAGCTAAATATTTATCTAAGCGTGATAATTGTGTTGACGAAATGGTTGCCATAGGTCCAATTAACATCAAAGACTTGTAATCCGAAAGATCAGGTTCAGATAACAAATGAATCTGTTTTACATCGTATAAAATAGACAATTCAGTGATTGCCTGTTCCAATTTTCCAAGTGCAGGTTCACCATGTCCAACAATGTAACCGATTTTAGGTTTATCCTTGATGGTTAGCCTTTTAATTAAGGTCGACAATGTATACTCCATAACGATTCCAGGCTTTATTAATGGAATAATTTCCGACTTATCCCCAACCTGAATAGACATTCCCAAAAATACCCTTTGCACTTTAATTTGATCCCTTTCCCGAACTTCTAGAGGTACCGGGTTGATGCCTGCCTCGATGGCCTCTTGCTCCAACTCCTCATTCGTATTGGGATTGATAAATTCAAAATCAATTTTCTTCTTACTGTAATTATTATATTCCGTTAAAAGATTCTTTAAATCCTGTACAGTCCGATTAACGTCCGGAGGTAAATTATCAGAAACATACAAAGTAATTATAATAGGAGTCTCTACCTCTCTTAAAATTCGTTTGGTTGAACGATCCAATGTATATCTCTTATCCTCGGTAAAATCAGCACGAAAGAAAAAAACCGAAGAAATAAAATTCAGAATGATTAAAATCCCAGCAACAACTAAACTGCTATATATTATATTTTTTCTTTTAGTCATAAATCAGGATTTACAGATTACGATTTGATAGAATCATTTTTGACGTAAAAAGGCAGAAAAACACAATAGATAAGAAATAAATCAGATCTTTTGTATCAACAACACCTCTTGATATTGATTCAAAATGAGTTGAAAGACTCATATAACTAAAGAAACTTCCAAGGAAGCCTACAAAGTTAGAAGCCAACACATCAAAAATAATGTGAAAAAATATTCCTATGGACAAGGCGGTTAAAGATGCAATTATTGGATTTGATGCAACACAAGACGCAAGCAATCCAATACTAATATAAACCATACTCATAAGCAATAAGCCCACGTATCCCAATAAAATTGCAGAATGATCTACTGGACCAATTGCCCACAATGTGAAATAATAAATTACTGTTGGAGCCAGTGCTATTGCAATTAACAGTAAAGTGGACAAAAACTTACCAAAAATTAATTGCCAATCGCTCACAGGCTTAGTAAGCAAAAGCTCAAGGGTACCAGCTTTTAATTCCCCGGCAATTGAACGCATAGTAAGAGCCGGAATAAAAATAAATAAACTCCAGTAGGCCACTGTAAAAAATGTATTGAGATTGGCTTGCCCCACAAAAAAGACATCAGCCCCGTAAATCCATGTAAAAAAACCACTAAACCCTAGAAAAATAACGATTAATACATAAGCCGTTAATGAATCAAAAAAAGTGCTTAGCTCTCTGCCGGCAATGTGAATAATTTGTTTCATAAAGATCTAACGAAGGGTTAATTCCCGAAATATATCCTCCAGTTTTGTTTCTGTAGGTGTCAACTCAGTAATGTAATAATTATTTTGAACACATGTATTAAATATTGCTTTAACTGATGTAGTATTGGGTAAAGACTGAATTTCAAACAATTGCTTATCAACATCAATAATATCAATAGAATCGATCGTTTCTATCTCAAATAAAGATTTAAAGATATAATCAATATTTCCCCCTTGTACTCCCAATTTTAA is a genomic window containing:
- a CDS encoding GldG family protein; amino-acid sequence: MTKRKNIIYSSLVVAGILIILNFISSVFFFRADFTEDKRYTLDRSTKRILREVETPIIITLYVSDNLPPDVNRTVQDLKNLLTEYNNYSKKKIDFEFINPNTNEELEQEAIEAGINPVPLEVRERDQIKVQRVFLGMSIQVGDKSEIIPLIKPGIVMEYTLSTLIKRLTIKDKPKIGYIVGHGEPALGKLEQAITELSILYDVKQIHLLSEPDLSDYKSLMLIGPMATISSTQLSRLDKYLAEGGNLFIAIERVNGMLNDGIGVLVNTGLETWLQSKGLYVDDSFIVDKKCGTVTVQQQGYFSYPQQINFPFLPVISKFANHTITDGIETVVLQFASPISFIGDSKMNYQPLAFTSDISGKLKAPISFNIGRIWRAQDFLYPDLTVAATISGNMGGEKEARICVVGDGDFIVNGMGAGKIAIQRDNINFLANAVDWLSDDTGLMSLRTKGVSSRPIKEITDARVFFLKYLNFLLPLVLIIAYGLLRFERRRRKRSKRMKPGFIK
- a CDS encoding ABC transporter permease subunit, with amino-acid sequence MKQIIHIAGRELSTFFDSLTAYVLIVIFLGFSGFFTWIYGADVFFVGQANLNTFFTVAYWSLFIFIPALTMRSIAGELKAGTLELLLTKPVSDWQLIFGKFLSTLLLIAIALAPTVIYYFTLWAIGPVDHSAILLGYVGLLLMSMVYISIGLLASCVASNPIIASLTALSIGIFFHIIFDVLASNFVGFLGSFFSYMSLSTHFESISRGVVDTKDLIYFLSIVFFCLFTSKMILSNRNL